The Fibrobacter sp. sequence GATTTTTCCCCGAAGACACATCGAAATGACATACCGGGGGTATTTTCTTTTTTAACAAGGATTTACAACACTATTAAAATACCGGACATCTCTCTCTTTAGCAGGGATTTACAATACCTCTTGATGCCCACACTTTACAGGCTGAATATACTATTATTGCAGTACCCCGTATTCCTTATGTAACCTGTCCTTCAGATATTTTTTAACATCCGGACTTTCACTTGTCTCGTACATAAAGAGAAGCAGGTTCTTTCCTTCCTGGGCTTTTCCGCTTTTTCGATAGTATGATGAGGCGAGGCCGGCAAGTTTATGGCTGTTCTCCCCGGGTACTCTGGATGCAAGAGCATAGTATTGAGCTGCCGTTTCCGGGTCATCGTAATACTTGTAATAAATCGTCCCCAGGTAGAATGCTATGTTCCACCTGGTGTCTCCAAGATAGAAAATTCCCCTCTCCAGAATTGCTCTGGACGCATCAGGATTTCTGCATAAATCTGGAATCATCAATCCCGCAAACTCGTATGCAGGGTAAAAATATGGGTTGAGCCGTGTGATTATATCAACCATCTGCACCAGCCAGGGGAAATTTCTGTCGGTTATATAGTGACTACCGAAATAGAGTACGGTTCTTATCCAGAGATAGTGAGAAACAGTTGACTGAAAACCCAGAAGCGCATTTTCAATCCTGTTCTGGCCCGGAAGATAGGTCATGCTCTCCTGATTCCAGGATGGCCCGGTGATAGAGGTCAGTTTCTTTTGCGTGAAGCATATCCCGGCGATCGATAAAACAGAAAGAGTTATCAATATACCCGAGCGGATCATAGGTCTTTCCGGGAAAAGAAAAGAATTGAGAGTGAGAGAAGGAGAATGGTGTACAGGAAACCATAAAAAAGTGCATTCATGATGTATCCCTCAGGGATGCTGATACCGTAAACAACCTGTGCCCTGATATTGAAATGCTCAAGATTGGGAAAAATATAGTAGATAAACTTCAGCAAAGCTCTCCACACCGGGCTGTTCTGCTGCTTCGCCCCAATTCCGATCATGGTATTAAGGTGGCCGGCTATATAGAAGCCGATGGAAAAGATTGCAGCCAGAGTCGGTGTGGTAAAAGAGGAGAAAAAAATCGAAGCTGATATCATTACCGCCATCTCTACAGCGATCAGCACCACCGCCCAGGTTAACGTGAATTTGACCGATGTTCCCAGCAGACTTATGGAAATGAAAAACACCGCTGCAATGAGAGCGAAATTCAGCATAAGAATAGAAAGCAGCCCGAAGAATTTTCCTAGAATGAACGATTCCCGATTTACCGGCTTTGTTAAAATGCCATAAACTGTTTTTGAAGAAACCTCTGTCCCAAGCATTGCCACACCAATAAATACCGCCAGAAGCAGACCAGTGATAGACATCGTAGCCAGCCCGAAATCAGCCATCACCTGTGCTCTGGAGAAAACGGAAAGATC is a genomic window containing:
- a CDS encoding ABC transporter permease subunit — translated: MKATLIIAANTFKETIRNKVLYNILLVAGVALFLSMSFGDLSVFSRAQVMADFGLATMSITGLLLAVFIGVAMLGTEVSSKTVYGILTKPVNRESFILGKFFGLLSILMLNFALIAAVFFISISLLGTSVKFTLTWAVVLIAVEMAVMISASIFFSSFTTPTLAAIFSIGFYIAGHLNTMIGIGAKQQNSPVWRALLKFIYYIFPNLEHFNIRAQVVYGISIPEGYIMNALFYGFLYTILLLSLSILFFSRKDL